CGAGCGGATGGCCCGGCGCGCCGCCCAGGAATTGCGCGACGGCTATTACGTGAACCTCGGTATCGGGATTCCGACGTTGGTGGCCAACTTCATTCCCGACGACATCAGCGTCACGCTGCAATCAGAAAACGGCTTGCTCGGCATCGGGGCGTACCCGAGCGAAGACGCCGTCGACCCCGATCTGGTCAACGCGGGTAAGCAAACCATCACCAGTCTCCCCGGGTCCAGCTTTTTCAGCAGCGCCGATTCATTCGCGATGATCCGAGGTGGTCACATCGACCTTTCCATCTTGGGCGCTCTGGAGGTCGCGGAGAACGGTGATCTGGCCAACTGGATGGTGCCGGGCAAGATGGTCAAGGGGCCGGGTGGCGCGATGGATCTGGTGTCAGGTGTCAAGCGGGTGATCGTGATCATGGACCACACCGCCAAGGACGGCAGCCCCAAGATCCTCCGGCACTGCTCGCTCCCCCTCACCGGCAAGGGTGTGGTCGACATGATCATCACCAACTTGTGCGTCTTCGACGTCGAGCCGGGACGGGGGCTGACGCTCACCGAACTGCATCCCGGCGTGACGGTCGAGGAGGTCCGCGCCAACACCGGCTGCGACTTCAAAGTCGCGGTCTGAGTTCGCCCCTGCGCGGCCGGCTACTCGGGCGTCGTCAGTCGCTCGGGCTCCTTGTCGGCCACGGCCGCCGGGTGCCGCCGTCCCCGGGAGCTTCGCCAGACCGCGATTAGCGCCGGCATCAGGGAGACGACCAGGATCACCAGCAGGATTTTCTGCAGGTTGTGGTGCACGAACGGCACGTTGCCCAAGAAGTAGCCGGCCAGCGTCACACCGCCGCCCCACAGGATGCCGCCGACGATGTCGAAACCCAGGAACACCGGGTAGCGCATGTAGGACACCCCGGCGACCGGCGGGACGAACGTCCGCACGAACGGCGCGAACCGGGCCAGGATGATCGCCCAGGGCCCGTATTTCTCGAAGAACGCGTGCGACTCGGTCACGTAGTGCTTCTTGAAGAAGCGGGAGTCTTCCTTCTTGAACAGCGCCGGGCCGATCCGCCGGCCGATGAAATAGCCGGTCTGATCGCCAAGTATCGCCACCAGCGCGACGGCGGGCGCCATCACCCAGATGCTCGCCGGCGGGTTCGGGTGCGCGGCCAGCAGGCCGCCGGTGAACAACAGCGATTCGCCGGGCAGCAGCGGAAACATCAGCCCGGTCTCGATGAAGACGATGACCAGAATGCCGGGCAGCACCGCGGACCCGAAGACGCCGTCGGCGCCCAACCAGTACATCGGGTCGAAGATGTGGGGCAGGGCCGTCACGGCGGTGCTCATGATTGCTCAACATACCGGCTCGGGGGTGAGCGCTCGGCCATCCTGGACGATACTTGAGTGCACCCGGCCGCAGCAGAGGAGTTCTCATGCCCATCGCCACGCCCGAGGTGTACGCAGAGATGCTGGCCCGCGCCAAGGAGAACTCCTACGCATTCCCGGCCATCAACTGCACCTCCTCGGAGACCGTCAACGCCGCGATCAAGGGCTTCGCCGACGCCGGCAGCGACGGCATCATCCAGTTCTCCACCGGCGGTGCGGAATTCGCCTCCGGCCTGGGGGTGAAGGACATGGTGACCGGCGCGGTGGCGCTGGCCGAGTTCACCCGGGTGGTCGCGGACAGGTACCCGATCAACGTCGCGCTGCACACCGACCACTGCCCCAAGGACAAGCTGGACAGCTACGTGCGGCCGCTACTGCAGATCTCCGCCCGGCGGGTGGCGGCCGGTGCGGACCCGCTGTTCGGATCGCACATGTGGGACGGCTCTGCCGTGCCGATCGACGAGAACCTGGCGATCGCGCAGGAACTGCTCAAGGAGGCCGCGGCCGCCAAGATCATCCTGGAGATCGAGATCGGCGTCGTGGGCGGCGAAGAGGACGGTGTCGCCCACGAGATCAACGACAAGCTCTACACCACCCCGGAGGACTTCGAGAAGACCCTCGACGCGCTGGGCCACGGCGAGCACGGCAAGTACCTGCTGGCCGCGACGTTCGGCAACGTGCACGGCGTCTACAAGCCCGGCAACGTCAAGCTGCGCCCCGACATCCTGGCCCAGGGGCAGCGGGTGGCCGCGACCAAGCTGGGGCTGCCCGACAGCGCCAAGCCGTTCGACTTCGTCTTCCACGGCGGGTCGGGCTCGCTGAAGTCCGAGATCGAGGAGTCCCTGCGCTACGGCGTGGTGAAGATGAACGTCGACACCGACACCCAGTACGCGTTCACCCGCCCCATCGCCGGCCACATGTTCAGCAACTACGACGGCGTGCTGAAGGTCGACGGCGAGGTGGGAGTCAAGAAGGTGTACGACCCGCGCAGCTACCTGAAGAAGGGCGAGGCCTCGATGAGCGAGCGTGTGGTGGAGGCCTGCGAGGACCTGCACTGCGCCGGAAAGTCCGTGGGCTCAAGCTAGCCGCTGATTTCGCCGCCAACGCCCGGCTCGCCGGGCACTTGGCACCGACCGTTCGGCTGGCCGGGCACTCGGCACAAGGCACAACCGCCCCGAGCTAGCCGCTGGGGGACTGGCAGATCTTCCACTGGTCGTCGCGGTACTGCAGGTCCAGGCTGCGGGTGGAACGGACCTGCGGGTCGTACGCCATGAACGTGGTGACGTTGGCCTCGGCGTGCTGGCCGTTGACCACCACCTGATCGATGCTGGCGATCACCGGATACTGCCGGGCCGCCGAGACCCGGCGGTACGTCTCGTCCCACGCGTGCTCGTCGTAGTCCGCGTACCCGTCGCGGGTGGTGCCGCAGGTGATGGTGCGCAGCGTGGTCAGGTCGCCCTTTTGAATCGCGGTATCGAAGCTTTGGATGGTCGTGCGGACCATGTCTTCCTGCGACACCTTCGTGTGTTTGCCGCGGGTGAGCAGCACCGTGCCCAGGATGGCGATCGCGGCCAGCGCGAGCACGATCACCACCAGCGCCAGCACCCAGCCCCAGTTGATTTGCCGGGACGTGCGCAGCTTTCCGCCGAGGCGGGGTGGAATCGATTGCGGCACAGCAGCTTTTTGCGGCGTACCGAGCTGCGCTGTCATTCCTTCACCAGGTGTCGAGAAGGCCTCGGTGGCGGGCTCCGGGGTGGTGGCGATCACCGTGGTCTCTTTCGCGTCGAAACCGGGCGCGGTGAAGCGGCGCTCGCGCTGCTGGCCGTCGGCGCCCTCCGCGGGATCCCCGCGATCGCCGCCGGAATCGGGCCTGATCACGACGGTTTCGGTCTCGGAGTCGCTTCCTACCAGCGGGACGCTCTCGGTCGCGTCCTCGCCTGATTGCGCGGACCATTCGTGCCCAGGCGGATCCGGCGTGCCGCCGCGGTCGGGCTCGGGTGGCTGGGGCATGAGTACGGCTGTCCTCCGCTATCGGGTGGGGATAGTTGGAGCTTAGCGACCCGCCCCCCTCGATGGGGTGATGGTCGAGGTCCGGCGGCCCGCCGAAACGGGGCGGCTGGGAGGATGGGAGCCATGACGCCGCCGCGAGACCTTCTGGGACCCGATCCGACGATGCTGCCGGGCGATCCCGACGCCGAGGCGGAACTGCTCGCCGGCGAGAAGCCCGCCATCGTCGCCGCCGCGCACCCGTCGGCGTCGGTGGCCTGGGCGGCGCTGGCCGAGCAGGCGCTGGCCGACGAGCAGGCCATCACGGCGTATGCGTATGCCCGCACCGGCTATCACCGCGGCCTGGACCAGCTGCGCCGAAACGGGTGGAAGGGCTTCGGCCCGGTGCCGTATTCGCACGAGCCCAACCGCGGATTCCTGCGCTGCGTTGCGGCCCTGGCGCGGGCCGCCGACACGATCGGCGAACCCGACGAGTACCTGCGCTGCCTGGACCTGCTCGACGATTGCGATCCCGCGGCGCGGCCGGCGCTGGGGCTCTAGAAGTTCTCCGAACAGCCCGCGTCGCCGGGCCCGTCGATCTGGACGGTGGCGTGTTGCAGCCCGCGCTCCGCCAGCACGGAACGGGCGTCCTGCAGCACCCGGGCGGAGTCGCCGGTGCTGCGCAAGTGCGCGGTGCACATGTCCTTGCCCGGTGACAGCGTCCAGACATGCAGGTCGTGCACCTCGGTCACGCCGTCGACCGCGGATAGCGCGGAGCGCAGCTCGTCCACGTCGATGTGGGTCGGCGACGATTCGGAGAGGATGCGCAGCGCGTCGCGGGCCAGCGAGATGGCCCGGGGCAGGACCCACAGCGCGACCAGCACGGCCACCACCACGTCGGCATACGGCCAGTGCGTCGTGACGGTGACGATGCCGGCGATCAGCACGCCCAGGCTGCCGACGCTGTCGGCGGCCACCTCCATGTAGGCGCCCTTGACGGCCAGGCTCTCCCCCGAGTGGGACCGCAGCAGCAGCGCGACCACGAGGTTGGCGAGCAGGCCGGCCAGCGCGACCACGATCATCGGCACGCCGGGGATCGACGGCGTTTCCCGCAGCCGCTGGATCGCCTCCCAGAGGATGAACAGCGCGACCCCCATCAGCAGCCCCGCGTTGGCGACCGCCGTGAAGACCTCGGCCCGGTGCCAGCCGTAGGTCCGCGACGGTGACGAGCTACCCCGGCGCGCCAGGGTGAGGGCGGCCAGGCCCATGAAGACGGCGACGACGTCGGTCAGCATGTGGCCCGCGTCGGCCAGCAGTGCGATCGAGTTGATCAGGAGCGAGGTGGTCAACTCCACGACGAAGAATGCCGCCAGAATCGCGGCGGCGATCATCATGCGGGGGATCAGCCGCGACCCATCGGTCTCGGCGGGACTGTGATTGTGGCCGGCGCCCATGGCGTGCAATCTATGCGGATTCACGCATATATGGCAAGGGTCAGAACCAGCGGCTCCAGAAGCGGGTCAGGATGTTGCCCGCCGACACCAGCCAGGCCGGCACCCCGGAGAATTCGAACAGCCAGAGCACCATCTGAAAGAACCAGTGGCCGGCCGGCAGGAGCAGGAACAGCAGGATGAAAAGGCCCCACTGCTTGGCGGGCGCCACCGCGCGCTGCGTCTCGGGACTCAGGTGCGGTTCCAGGGCGTCGTAGCCGTCCAGGCCCGGAATGGGCAGTACGTTCAGCACGAGCGCGGTCAGCTGCA
This genomic interval from Mycobacterium sp. SMC-2 contains the following:
- a CDS encoding DedA family protein, whose translation is MSTAVTALPHIFDPMYWLGADGVFGSAVLPGILVIVFIETGLMFPLLPGESLLFTGGLLAAHPNPPASIWVMAPAVALVAILGDQTGYFIGRRIGPALFKKEDSRFFKKHYVTESHAFFEKYGPWAIILARFAPFVRTFVPPVAGVSYMRYPVFLGFDIVGGILWGGGVTLAGYFLGNVPFVHHNLQKILLVILVVSLMPALIAVWRSSRGRRHPAAVADKEPERLTTPE
- the fbaA gene encoding class II fructose-bisphosphate aldolase, translated to MPIATPEVYAEMLARAKENSYAFPAINCTSSETVNAAIKGFADAGSDGIIQFSTGGAEFASGLGVKDMVTGAVALAEFTRVVADRYPINVALHTDHCPKDKLDSYVRPLLQISARRVAAGADPLFGSHMWDGSAVPIDENLAIAQELLKEAAAAKIILEIEIGVVGGEEDGVAHEINDKLYTTPEDFEKTLDALGHGEHGKYLLAATFGNVHGVYKPGNVKLRPDILAQGQRVAATKLGLPDSAKPFDFVFHGGSGSLKSEIEESLRYGVVKMNVDTDTQYAFTRPIAGHMFSNYDGVLKVDGEVGVKKVYDPRSYLKKGEASMSERVVEACEDLHCAGKSVGSS
- a CDS encoding DUF3151 domain-containing protein — its product is MTPPRDLLGPDPTMLPGDPDAEAELLAGEKPAIVAAAHPSASVAWAALAEQALADEQAITAYAYARTGYHRGLDQLRRNGWKGFGPVPYSHEPNRGFLRCVAALARAADTIGEPDEYLRCLDLLDDCDPAARPALGL
- a CDS encoding cation diffusion facilitator family transporter — protein: MGAGHNHSPAETDGSRLIPRMMIAAAILAAFFVVELTTSLLINSIALLADAGHMLTDVVAVFMGLAALTLARRGSSSPSRTYGWHRAEVFTAVANAGLLMGVALFILWEAIQRLRETPSIPGVPMIVVALAGLLANLVVALLLRSHSGESLAVKGAYMEVAADSVGSLGVLIAGIVTVTTHWPYADVVVAVLVALWVLPRAISLARDALRILSESSPTHIDVDELRSALSAVDGVTEVHDLHVWTLSPGKDMCTAHLRSTGDSARVLQDARSVLAERGLQHATVQIDGPGDAGCSENF